The window ACTTTGCCGAAGTGCTCTGGTCGAAGACCTCCGACTTCCTGCTTAACTATCGCAACTCGATCATCGTCGGCGTCGCCAGCACGGTGCTGTGCGTCGTCGTCGCCACGCTCGCCGCCTTCTCGCTCAACCGGATGCGCTGGCCCGCCTGGACCGTTCACCTCTTCCTCGCCTGGACGATGATCTTCCACATGATCCCGCCCGTCGCGCTGGCGAGCGCCTGGTTCACCATGGCCCGGGCGGTCGGGCTGGAAAACACCTTCACCGGCCTGATCCTCGCCCATGCGACGCTCAACCTGCCGATGGCGATCTGGCTGATGGCAGTGTTCGTGCGCGACGTGCCGAAGGAGCTGGAAGAGGCAGCGATCATGGACGGGGCCGATACGCCGCATATCCTGTGGCATGTCATCCTGCCGCTGATCACGCCGGGCCTTGCCGCCACGTCGATCCTCACCTTCATCTTTTCCTGGAACGAATTCGCCGTCGCCCTGACGCTGACGATGAAGCAGACGGCCACCGTCCCCGTCGCCATCGCCAAGTTCGCCCAGGATTTCGAGATCCAGTACACCCAGATGGCCGCCAGCGCCGCGCTGGCCATGGTCCCGGCCATCCTCGTGCTGCTCGTCGCGCAGCGCTACATCGTCAAGGGCCTCACGCAAGGAGCGGTGAAGTAGCATGAAGGCGGTTTTTGTCCTGTTCGATTCCCTCAACCGGCACCTGCTCGGCCCCTACGGTGGAACGCGCATCTCCACGCCGAACTTCGACCGGCTCGCTGCCCGCAGCGTGACCTTCGACAAACACTATGTCGGCAGCCTGCCGTGCATGCCGGCCCGGCGCGACATGCTGACCGGCCGCCTCACCTTCCTGCATCGCAGCTGGGGGCCGCTGGAACCCTTCGACAATGCCTTTCCAGAAATCCTGCACCAGCAGTGCGGCACCTACAGCCATCTGGTGACCGACCATTTCCATTATTGGGAAGACGGCGGGGCGACCTATCACAACCGCTACGATTCCTACGAATTCGTGCGCGGCCAGGAGGGCGACCGCTGGAAGGCGATGGTGCAGCCCCACTGGGAGCGCCTGCGCGAAAAATACCATGCCCGCCAGTTCAGTGACCAGAAGCGATCCTATTTCGGCCAGAACATCGTCAACCGCGAGTTCATCAAGGAGGAGAAGGACTTCCCGTCCGTGCGCTGCTTTGCCGAGGGC of the Roseateles sp. XES5 genome contains:
- a CDS encoding carbohydrate ABC transporter permease, coding for MSRRTNSALPVHLVLAVTAALVLVPIVWTVAAGFRTQISLLMGDVLFTPIGSNFAEVLWSKTSDFLLNYRNSIIVGVASTVLCVVVATLAAFSLNRMRWPAWTVHLFLAWTMIFHMIPPVALASAWFTMARAVGLENTFTGLILAHATLNLPMAIWLMAVFVRDVPKELEEAAIMDGADTPHILWHVILPLITPGLAATSILTFIFSWNEFAVALTLTMKQTATVPVAIAKFAQDFEIQYTQMAASAALAMVPAILVLLVAQRYIVKGLTQGAVK